One window of the Shimwellia blattae DSM 4481 = NBRC 105725 genome contains the following:
- the phoP gene encoding two-component system response regulator PhoP, with translation MRVLVVEDNALLRHHLQVQLRELGHQVDAAEDAKEADYFLNEHMPDVAIVDLGLPDEDGMSMIRRWRSHNIILPILVLTAREGWQDKVEVLGAGADDYVTKPFHLEEVVARMQALLRRNSGLASQVITMAPFQIDLSRRELSINDTPIKLTAFEYTIIETLIRNTGKVVSKDSLMLQLYPDAELRESHTIDVLMGRLRKKIQAQHASDVITTVRGQGYRFDLTP, from the coding sequence ATGCGCGTATTAGTTGTAGAAGATAATGCTCTGCTGCGTCATCACCTGCAGGTACAATTACGCGAGCTCGGCCACCAGGTTGACGCCGCGGAAGATGCCAAAGAAGCAGACTATTTTCTCAATGAACATATGCCCGATGTTGCCATCGTCGATCTTGGGTTGCCTGATGAAGACGGAATGTCGATGATCCGCCGCTGGCGCAGCCACAATATCATCTTACCGATTCTGGTGCTTACCGCCCGGGAAGGCTGGCAGGATAAAGTCGAAGTGCTGGGCGCCGGGGCAGACGATTACGTCACCAAACCGTTCCATCTGGAAGAAGTCGTTGCCCGTATGCAGGCGCTGCTGCGCCGCAACAGCGGCCTGGCCTCGCAGGTTATCACCATGGCACCGTTCCAGATTGATCTCTCCCGCCGGGAGCTCTCTATTAACGACACCCCGATAAAACTGACCGCCTTTGAGTACACCATTATCGAAACGCTGATCCGCAACACCGGCAAAGTGGTGAGCAAAGATTCGCTGATGCTCCAGCTCTACCCGGATGCAGAGCTGCGCGAAAGCCACACTATCGACGTGCTGATGGGCCGCCTGCGTAAAAAAATCCAGGCGCAGCACGCCAGCGATGTCATCACCACCGTGCGCGGCCAGGGATACCGTTTTGATCTGACACCATGA
- the phoQ gene encoding two-component system sensor histidine kinase PhoQ: MKHLLRSLFPLSLRVRFLLATAAVVLVLSLAYGVVALLGYSVSFDKTTFRLLRGESNLFYTLARWEDGKITLDVPEHLDLQSPTLTFIYDEHGKLLWSQRQVPWLEKHIKPEWLKSNGFHELEASYASSRVLVGNNHAVQRKLSDIHDDDSDEELTHSIAVNRYPATGIMPALTMVVVDKIPIELKRSYMVWSWFVYVLLANLLLVVPLLWLAAWWSLRPIEALAREVRELEDHNRDTLNPTTTRELTSLVRNLNRLLKSERERYDKYRTTLTDLTHSLKTPLAVLQSTLRALRTDKLSVRQAEPVMLEQISRISQQIGYYLHRASMRSGSALLSRELHPVAPLLDNLTSALNKVYQNKGVSISLNISPEITFIGEQNDFMEVLGNVLDNACKYCLEFVDISARQDEETLHLIVEDDGPGIPESKRSLVFDRGQRADTLRPGQGVGLSVAREIVEQYDGHILPSDSPLGGARMEIIFGRQNATGEDN, encoded by the coding sequence ATGAAGCACCTTTTACGTTCCCTTTTTCCCCTGTCGCTGCGGGTTCGCTTTCTTCTTGCGACCGCAGCCGTCGTTCTGGTGCTGTCGCTGGCCTATGGGGTGGTCGCCCTGCTCGGTTACAGCGTGAGCTTTGATAAAACCACCTTCCGGCTGCTGCGCGGTGAAAGCAATCTGTTCTACACCCTCGCCCGCTGGGAAGACGGCAAAATCACCCTTGATGTTCCCGAGCATCTTGATCTCCAGAGCCCGACGCTAACGTTTATCTACGACGAGCACGGTAAACTGCTCTGGTCCCAGCGCCAGGTGCCGTGGCTGGAAAAACACATCAAACCCGAGTGGCTGAAATCCAACGGATTCCACGAGCTGGAGGCCAGTTACGCCTCATCGCGGGTGCTGGTGGGCAATAACCACGCCGTGCAGCGCAAGCTCAGCGATATCCATGACGACGACAGCGACGAAGAGCTCACCCACTCAATTGCGGTAAACCGTTACCCGGCCACCGGCATTATGCCCGCCCTGACCATGGTGGTGGTGGATAAAATCCCTATCGAGCTTAAGCGCTCCTACATGGTGTGGAGCTGGTTTGTCTACGTGCTGCTGGCTAACCTGCTGCTGGTGGTGCCGCTGCTGTGGCTGGCGGCCTGGTGGAGCCTGCGCCCCATTGAAGCCCTGGCCCGGGAAGTGCGCGAGCTTGAGGATCACAACCGGGATACGCTTAACCCGACCACCACCCGGGAGCTGACCAGCCTGGTGCGTAACCTGAACCGGCTGCTCAAAAGCGAGCGCGAGCGTTACGACAAATACCGCACCACGCTTACCGATCTCACCCACAGCCTGAAAACACCGCTGGCGGTGCTGCAAAGCACCCTGCGGGCGCTGCGCACCGATAAGCTCTCCGTGCGCCAGGCCGAGCCGGTGATGCTGGAGCAAATCAGCCGGATCTCCCAGCAGATTGGCTACTACCTGCACCGGGCCAGTATGCGCAGCGGCAGCGCGCTGTTAAGCCGCGAGCTGCACCCGGTGGCCCCGCTGCTGGACAATCTCACCTCCGCCCTGAATAAGGTCTACCAGAATAAAGGGGTCTCCATTTCGCTGAATATCTCGCCGGAGATAACCTTTATCGGCGAGCAGAACGACTTTATGGAAGTGCTGGGCAACGTGCTGGATAACGCCTGCAAATATTGCCTGGAGTTTGTCGATATCAGCGCCCGCCAGGATGAAGAGACCCTGCACCTGATTGTGGAAGACGACGGCCCCGGTATTCCCGAAAGCAAACGCAGCCTGGTGTTTGACCGGGGCCAGCGGGCCGATACCCTGCGCCCGGGGCAAGGGGTGGGGCTATCCGTCGCCCGGGAGATAGTCGAACAGTACGACGGGCATATTCTGCCCAGCGACAGCCCCCTGGGCGGCGCCAGAATGGAAATTATTTTTGGCCGCCAGAACGCCACCGGTGAAGATAATTAA
- a CDS encoding cupin domain-containing protein codes for MDYHIALNQADFIQRYWQKKPVVLKRGFINFIDPITPDELAGLAMETEVDSRLVSHLEGQWDVRHGPFESYDHLGETNWSLLVQAVNHWHEATTGLMHAFRFLPDWRTDDLMISFSVPGGGVGPHLDQYDVFIIQGTGRRRWRVGEKLPLKQHCPHPDLLQVDPFEAIIDEEMEPGDILYIPPGFPHEGYALENSLNYSVGFRAPNTRELISGFADYVLQRELGNQYYSDPDLPARENPADILPAELEKARTMMLELIHQPEQFTRWFGEFISQSRHELDIAPPEPPYQPDEIYDALKQGETLTRLGGLRVLRIGNEVYVNGELIDSPHRPALSALAQHIELREEAFGDALEDPVFLAMLAALVNSGYWYFAG; via the coding sequence ATGGATTATCACATCGCTCTTAATCAGGCCGACTTTATTCAGCGCTACTGGCAAAAAAAACCCGTAGTGCTCAAGCGCGGCTTTATCAATTTTATTGATCCCATCACCCCGGATGAACTGGCCGGGCTGGCAATGGAAACGGAAGTAGACAGCCGCCTGGTGAGCCATCTTGAGGGCCAGTGGGACGTCCGACACGGCCCGTTTGAAAGCTACGATCATCTGGGCGAAACCAACTGGTCGCTGCTGGTTCAGGCGGTTAACCACTGGCACGAAGCCACCACCGGGCTGATGCACGCGTTCCGCTTCCTGCCGGACTGGCGAACCGATGATCTGATGATCTCCTTCTCGGTGCCCGGCGGCGGCGTTGGTCCTCACCTGGATCAGTACGACGTGTTTATTATTCAGGGCACCGGCCGCCGCCGCTGGCGGGTGGGTGAAAAGCTGCCGCTAAAACAGCACTGCCCGCACCCGGACCTGCTACAGGTGGATCCTTTCGAAGCCATCATCGACGAAGAGATGGAGCCCGGGGATATTCTCTATATTCCGCCCGGTTTCCCCCATGAAGGCTACGCCCTGGAAAATTCACTGAATTACTCCGTCGGGTTCCGCGCCCCCAACACCCGGGAGCTTATCAGCGGCTTTGCGGATTATGTATTACAGCGCGAGCTGGGGAACCAGTATTACAGCGATCCGGATCTCCCGGCCCGGGAAAACCCGGCGGATATCCTGCCCGCGGAGCTGGAAAAAGCCCGGACGATGATGCTGGAGCTTATCCACCAGCCGGAGCAGTTTACCCGGTGGTTTGGCGAGTTTATCTCTCAGTCACGCCACGAGCTGGATATTGCCCCGCCGGAGCCCCCCTACCAGCCGGATGAAATCTACGACGCGCTTAAGCAGGGCGAAACGCTGACCCGCCTTGGCGGTTTACGGGTGCTGCGCATTGGCAACGAGGTGTATGTTAACGGTGAGCTGATTGACAGCCCGCACCGCCCGGCCCTGAGCGCCCTGGCCCAACATATCGAGCTGCGGGAAGAGGCCTTTGGCGATGCCCTGGAAGATCCGGTGTTTCTGGCTATGCTTGCCGCGCTGGTTAACAGCGGCTACTGGTATTTCGCCGGGTAA